A genome region from Paradevosia shaoguanensis includes the following:
- a CDS encoding RidA family protein, which yields MTKAIEKLREYGYELPSANPPVASYLPVCRSGNLLYISGQLSTGEGGVVEGRLGDTMNVVQGGNAAELAAVNILAQIVHNGGVDLDDVKRVVKLSVLVSATPEFTEHHLVANGASNLLVGVLGDKGKHARAAYGVAGLPLGAAVEIEAIIEV from the coding sequence ATGACCAAGGCGATCGAGAAACTGCGTGAATACGGCTACGAGCTTCCCAGCGCCAACCCGCCCGTTGCCAGCTACCTGCCGGTGTGCCGGAGTGGCAACCTGCTCTACATTTCCGGCCAGCTTTCGACGGGCGAAGGCGGCGTGGTGGAAGGCCGGCTCGGCGACACCATGAACGTCGTGCAGGGTGGCAATGCCGCCGAGCTCGCCGCGGTCAACATCCTCGCCCAGATCGTCCATAATGGCGGCGTCGACCTCGATGACGTCAAGCGCGTGGTCAAGCTCTCGGTCCTCGTCTCCGCCACCCCCGAATTCACCGAGCACCACCTCGTCGCCAACGGCGCCTCCAACCTTCTGGTCGGCGTATTGGGCGACAAGGGCAAGCATGCCCGCGCCGCCTATGGCGTGGCCGGCCTGCCGCTCGGC
- a CDS encoding DNA polymerase IV has protein sequence MAPVPFLCRDCSATGAAETAPARCRRCGSPRIFAHPELPTLSVAHIDCDAFYASIEKRDDPSLLDKPLIIGGGTRGVVSTCCYIARQSGVRSAMPMFTARQLCPDAVVMPPNMAKYVGVSRQVRALMDDLTPLVEPLSIDEAFLDLSGTQALHKAPPALVLARFAKRVETELGITVSVGLSHNKFLAKIASDLDKPRGFAVIGAAETIDFLAPKPISLIFGVGKVFSETLRKDGFTTIRQLQNHPREDLIRRYGDSGARLSRLSRGEDSRAVSPDNEMKSVSSETTFNTDLSDFEALSTELLAQSERLSERLKAKGLVGDTVHLKLKSAGFRLRTRARALMIPTQLANVLYEHGLQLLAREIDGTAFRLIGIGVTGLEPAAGVEDPVDLLEPKVARKAAAERAMDRVRSRFGSDAVVRGKLYGRSGRPKSAENTERTDDK, from the coding sequence ATGGCGCCAGTCCCCTTCCTTTGCCGGGACTGTTCAGCAACGGGCGCGGCCGAGACGGCCCCTGCCCGCTGCCGCCGATGCGGTTCGCCGCGAATTTTCGCCCATCCGGAGCTGCCGACGCTCTCGGTCGCCCATATCGACTGCGACGCCTTCTACGCCTCGATCGAAAAGCGCGACGATCCCTCGCTGCTCGACAAGCCGCTGATCATCGGCGGCGGCACGCGAGGCGTCGTCTCCACCTGCTGCTACATCGCCCGCCAGAGCGGGGTGCGCTCGGCCATGCCGATGTTCACCGCCCGTCAGCTCTGTCCCGATGCGGTGGTGATGCCGCCCAACATGGCCAAGTATGTGGGCGTCTCCCGGCAGGTCCGCGCGCTCATGGACGACCTGACGCCGCTGGTCGAGCCGCTCTCGATCGATGAGGCCTTCCTCGATCTCTCGGGCACGCAGGCGCTGCACAAGGCACCGCCCGCATTGGTGCTCGCCCGCTTCGCCAAGCGCGTGGAGACTGAGTTGGGCATTACCGTTTCAGTCGGTCTTTCGCACAACAAGTTCCTGGCCAAGATCGCCTCCGACCTCGATAAGCCGCGCGGCTTCGCCGTGATCGGAGCGGCCGAAACCATCGACTTCCTCGCCCCCAAGCCGATCAGCCTCATCTTCGGGGTCGGCAAGGTATTCTCCGAAACGCTGCGCAAGGATGGCTTCACCACCATCCGCCAGCTCCAGAATCACCCGCGCGAAGACCTCATCCGCCGCTACGGCGATTCCGGCGCCCGCCTCTCGCGACTATCGCGCGGCGAAGATTCGCGCGCCGTCTCGCCCGACAACGAGATGAAGTCGGTTTCGAGCGAAACCACGTTCAACACCGACCTCAGCGACTTCGAAGCCCTCTCCACCGAGCTTCTGGCCCAGTCCGAGCGGCTGTCCGAGCGCCTCAAGGCCAAGGGGCTGGTGGGCGATACTGTCCATCTCAAGCTCAAATCAGCAGGATTTCGCTTGCGAACCCGCGCGCGCGCCCTGATGATCCCTACGCAACTGGCCAACGTCCTTTACGAACATGGCCTCCAGCTCCTGGCGCGCGAGATCGACGGCACGGCCTTCCGGCTGATCGGCATCGGCGTTACGGGCCTGGAGCCCGCCGCCGGCGTCGAAGACCCGGTGGACCTTCTGGAGCCCAAGGTAGCCCGCAAGGCCGCCGCGGAACGGGCGATGGACCGGGTGCGCTCCCGCTTCGGCAGCGACGCTGTCGTGCGCGGCAAACTCTACGGGCGGTCCGGCCGCCCCAAATCGGCAGAGAACACGGAAAGAACCGACGACAAATGA
- a CDS encoding DUF3572 family protein — MDRLKPPPLDANSLADMCLGFLAENPEELGNFMAVTGYVPAALRNAVGSDSLGRGLIDYFASNEPLLLALCANQNLSPDSFMRVWAKLNPAG; from the coding sequence GTGGACCGCCTGAAGCCGCCCCCGCTCGATGCCAATTCTCTGGCAGATATGTGTCTTGGTTTCCTCGCTGAAAACCCCGAGGAACTGGGGAATTTCATGGCGGTGACCGGCTACGTCCCGGCCGCGCTGCGCAATGCGGTAGGCTCCGACTCGCTGGGGCGCGGACTCATCGACTATTTCGCTTCCAACGAGCCGCTGCTGCTCGCCCTCTGCGCCAACCAGAACCTTTCCCCCGACTCGTTCATGCGCGTCTGGGCCAAGCTCAACCCAGCGGGATGA
- a CDS encoding response regulator, producing MAKTVMIVEDNELNMKLFNDLLESRGYSVIQTRNGMEALDLARAHHPDLILMDIQLPEVSGLVVTKWLKEDDDLASIPVIAVTAFAMKGDEERILQGGCEGYISKPISVPHFLETIAHYIGPAV from the coding sequence ATGGCCAAGACAGTGATGATCGTTGAAGACAACGAGCTTAACATGAAGCTCTTCAACGACCTGCTGGAATCGCGCGGCTATTCGGTGATCCAGACCCGCAACGGGATGGAAGCGCTCGACCTTGCGCGCGCGCACCACCCGGACCTGATCCTGATGGATATCCAGTTGCCCGAAGTTTCCGGGCTCGTGGTCACCAAATGGCTCAAGGAGGACGACGACCTCGCCTCCATTCCCGTAATCGCGGTTACGGCCTTTGCCATGAAGGGCGACGAAGAGCGGATTTTGCAAGGCGGCTGCGAGGGTTACATCTCCAAGCCCATCTCCGTGCCTCACTTTTTGGAAACTATTGCTCACTACATTGGACCTGCCGTTTAA
- a CDS encoding PleD family two-component system response regulator: protein MTARVLIVDDIPTNVRLLEARLTAEYFEVLTATSGREALAICDRADIDLVLLDVMMPEMDGFEVCRRLKGNLKTHHIPVVMVTALDQPSDRVRGLEVGADDFLTKPVDDIQLMARVKSLVRLKALTDELRARAQTGQQIAVEDALRAMDSITTDNGRILLIDTDQRHAERVAGYLRDNNEVEVLTNPSDAVLALAGGDFELVLVSMALSEFDALRICSQIRTLEQGRTLPIILIAEDVDRNRVVRGLDLGVNDFIMRPVERNELSARVRTQIRRQRYAVELRESVNHTLALAVTDELTGLYNRRYFERHLSLMLGKAQEQSRDMALMLIDMDFFKAVNDTHGHDIGDAVLKEFALRLRRNIRGVDLACRFGGEEFVVLMPDTDFRQAQSVAERVRQAVAERPFEAGAQRPLNITVSVGVALNDAEGDTPELVLKRADIALYRAKREGRNRVIFDAA, encoded by the coding sequence GTGACAGCGCGTGTGCTGATCGTTGACGATATTCCCACGAATGTGCGTCTACTTGAGGCGCGACTGACTGCGGAATATTTCGAGGTGCTGACGGCCACGTCCGGCCGCGAGGCGCTGGCGATCTGTGATCGCGCCGATATCGACCTGGTCCTTCTCGACGTGATGATGCCCGAGATGGACGGCTTTGAAGTCTGTCGCCGCCTCAAGGGCAATCTCAAGACCCACCACATTCCCGTCGTCATGGTGACGGCGCTCGACCAGCCGTCCGACCGCGTGCGCGGCCTTGAGGTCGGCGCCGACGATTTCCTCACCAAGCCGGTCGACGACATCCAGCTCATGGCGCGCGTCAAAAGCCTGGTGCGGCTCAAGGCGCTCACCGACGAATTGCGCGCCAGGGCACAGACCGGCCAGCAGATCGCGGTCGAAGACGCGCTGCGCGCCATGGATTCGATCACGACCGACAACGGCCGGATCCTCCTCATCGATACCGATCAGCGCCATGCCGAGCGCGTGGCTGGCTACCTGCGCGACAACAACGAAGTCGAGGTGCTGACCAACCCGTCCGATGCTGTTCTGGCCCTGGCCGGCGGCGATTTCGAGCTGGTGCTGGTGTCGATGGCGCTGAGCGAGTTCGATGCGCTGCGCATCTGTTCGCAGATCCGCACTCTGGAGCAGGGCAGGACCCTGCCGATCATCCTCATCGCCGAAGATGTCGATCGCAACCGCGTCGTGCGCGGGCTCGACCTCGGGGTCAACGACTTCATCATGCGGCCGGTCGAGCGCAACGAGCTCTCGGCACGCGTCCGTACCCAGATTCGCCGACAGCGCTATGCCGTGGAGCTGCGCGAGAGCGTCAACCACACGCTGGCGCTCGCCGTCACCGACGAGCTCACGGGGCTCTATAACCGCCGCTATTTCGAGCGCCATCTGAGCCTCATGCTAGGCAAGGCGCAGGAGCAGAGCCGCGATATGGCGCTGATGCTCATCGACATGGATTTCTTCAAGGCGGTAAACGACACCCATGGCCACGATATCGGCGATGCGGTGCTCAAGGAATTCGCCCTGCGCCTACGCCGCAACATCCGCGGCGTCGATCTCGCCTGCCGCTTCGGCGGCGAGGAGTTCGTGGTGCTGATGCCCGATACGGATTTCCGCCAGGCGCAAAGCGTGGCCGAGCGTGTACGTCAGGCGGTCGCCGAGCGTCCCTTCGAGGCTGGCGCCCAGCGTCCGCTCAACATCACCGTTTCCGTCGGTGTGGCGCTCAACGATGCCGAAGGCGATACGCCCGAGCTGGTGCTCAAGCGCGCCGACATCGCCCTCTATCGAGCCAAGAGGGAAGGGCGCAACCGGGTCATTTTCGACGCCGCGTGA
- the rpmG gene encoding 50S ribosomal protein L33 has product MAKAASVKIKLVSTADTGFYYVTKKNSRTMTEKMSMKKYDPVVRKHVEFKEAKIK; this is encoded by the coding sequence ATGGCAAAAGCCGCCTCCGTAAAGATCAAGCTCGTCTCGACCGCCGACACCGGCTTCTACTACGTGACCAAGAAGAACTCGCGTACGATGACCGAAAAGATGTCGATGAAGAAGTACGACCCGGTCGTGCGCAAGCACGTCGAATTCAAGGAAGCCAAGATCAAGTAA
- a CDS encoding DUF983 domain-containing protein, protein MGVEVQALDKRAVWPALRNGMACKCPKCGKGNLFRAYLKVNDVCPNCGEELFHHRADDAPPYIAIVIVGHIIIFAMLHMEMVYRVPPITYLYTMVPLGIVLPLLMLPSIKGFIVGLQWANRMHGFDPRNREEEEAY, encoded by the coding sequence ATGGGTGTTGAAGTACAGGCTCTTGATAAGCGCGCCGTCTGGCCTGCGCTGCGTAACGGCATGGCATGCAAGTGCCCCAAGTGCGGCAAGGGCAACCTGTTTCGAGCCTACCTCAAGGTGAACGACGTCTGCCCGAACTGCGGCGAGGAACTCTTTCACCACCGCGCCGACGACGCCCCGCCCTACATCGCCATCGTAATCGTGGGGCACATCATCATCTTCGCCATGCTGCATATGGAGATGGTCTACCGCGTTCCGCCCATCACCTATCTCTATACGATGGTGCCGCTGGGAATCGTGCTGCCGCTCCTGATGCTGCCCTCCATCAAGGGCTTCATCGTCGGCCTGCAATGGGCCAACCGCATGCATGGCTTCGATCCGCGTAACCGCGAGGAAGAAGAGGCCTACTGA
- the rnr gene encoding ribonuclease R produces MAKKPTEQPTQRSGKAGPSRSGPKRPRRDAIAELPSREQILEAMASEPDVKGKRDLAKILGVRGDMRTPFKRLLRELEGEGILTRTRKTLRITSALPAVTVLDIPSDADPDDLHAFPATWNEEEGEAPRVSVLQPPNARVVPAPGDRILARIDAGEELVPHYTARAMKILDKPRRGQIGIVRMDEDGARLIPVERKQKEMRIPAGDLGDAKDGDLVEVAVKFSGRMMIPRAKVVEVIGNPATEGAVSLIAIHNLDIPFRFPASVEKAAEEVKEATLKGREDWRHIPLLTIDPPDAKDHDDAVYAEPDKDPANPDGHIIYVAIADVAAYVRPGETMDREAYLRGNSVYFPDRVVPMLPERISNDLCSLREGENRPSLAVRMVYSKDGIKKSHSFHRVIMRSAAKLSYQRAQAAIDGNPDDQTGPLLEPVLKPLWKAYAAMAKARDKRGPLDLDLPERKIILNAEGMVDRIYVPERLEAHRLIEEMMIAANVAAAETLEKHKTPLLYRVHDTPSREKLTALREFLSSLELSFDKTDAVKPANFNRVLATARKAGKTEQVSEMVLRSQAQAEYSAENYGHFGLNLDRYAHFTSPIRRYSDLIVHRALITALNLGNDGLSQNETIKLPGIAQHISSTERRAMAAERETADRLLAGFLATKIGAQFEGRISGVTKSGLFVRLLETGADGFIPASTIGQDYYRYVEEQQAMIGDRTGEMFRLGDTVEVRLLEAAPVAGALRFELLSEGPRVNPSSYKRSGKRPSRSYGPKGRRR; encoded by the coding sequence ATGGCCAAAAAGCCAACCGAACAACCCACCCAGCGCTCCGGCAAGGCCGGCCCCAGCCGGTCCGGCCCGAAGCGCCCCCGCCGCGATGCGATCGCGGAACTGCCCAGTCGCGAACAGATTCTCGAGGCCATGGCCTCCGAGCCCGATGTGAAGGGCAAGCGCGACCTCGCCAAGATTCTCGGCGTGCGCGGCGACATGCGCACCCCCTTCAAGCGCCTGCTCAGGGAGCTTGAGGGCGAGGGTATCCTGACCCGTACGCGGAAAACCCTGCGCATCACCTCGGCCCTGCCGGCGGTGACCGTGCTGGATATCCCCTCCGACGCCGATCCCGACGATCTCCACGCCTTCCCGGCCACCTGGAACGAGGAAGAGGGCGAGGCGCCGCGCGTGAGCGTGCTGCAGCCCCCCAATGCCCGTGTCGTCCCCGCCCCCGGCGACCGCATCCTGGCCCGCATCGATGCGGGCGAGGAACTGGTGCCGCACTACACTGCGCGCGCCATGAAGATCCTCGACAAGCCGCGCCGCGGCCAGATCGGCATCGTGCGCATGGACGAGGACGGAGCCCGCCTCATCCCCGTCGAGCGCAAGCAGAAGGAAATGCGCATTCCCGCCGGCGATCTCGGCGACGCCAAGGACGGCGATCTCGTCGAAGTGGCGGTGAAATTCTCCGGCCGCATGATGATCCCGCGCGCAAAAGTCGTGGAAGTCATCGGCAACCCGGCCACCGAAGGCGCGGTGAGCCTCATCGCCATCCACAACCTCGACATCCCCTTCCGCTTCCCGGCTTCGGTCGAGAAGGCCGCCGAGGAGGTCAAGGAGGCCACGCTCAAGGGCCGCGAGGACTGGCGGCACATCCCGCTCCTCACCATCGACCCTCCCGACGCCAAGGACCACGACGACGCCGTTTACGCCGAGCCCGACAAGGATCCGGCCAACCCCGACGGCCACATCATCTATGTCGCCATCGCCGACGTCGCCGCCTATGTGCGCCCCGGCGAGACCATGGACCGCGAGGCTTACCTGCGCGGCAACTCCGTCTATTTCCCCGACCGCGTCGTGCCGATGCTGCCCGAGCGCATATCGAACGACCTGTGCTCGCTGCGCGAAGGCGAAAACCGCCCTTCGCTCGCCGTGCGCATGGTCTATTCGAAGGACGGCATCAAGAAGAGCCACAGCTTCCACCGCGTCATCATGCGGTCGGCCGCCAAGCTCAGCTACCAGCGCGCCCAGGCGGCCATTGACGGCAATCCGGACGACCAGACCGGCCCGCTGCTCGAACCGGTCCTAAAACCCCTCTGGAAGGCCTACGCGGCCATGGCCAAGGCCCGCGACAAGCGCGGCCCCCTCGACCTCGACCTGCCCGAGCGCAAGATCATCCTCAATGCCGAAGGCATGGTGGATCGCATCTACGTGCCCGAGCGTCTCGAAGCTCATCGCCTCATCGAAGAAATGATGATTGCGGCCAACGTCGCGGCCGCCGAGACGCTCGAGAAGCACAAGACGCCTCTGCTCTACCGCGTCCACGATACGCCCAGCCGCGAGAAGCTGACCGCCCTGCGCGAGTTCCTCTCCTCGCTCGAGCTCTCGTTCGACAAGACCGACGCCGTCAAGCCCGCCAACTTCAACCGCGTGCTCGCCACCGCCCGCAAGGCCGGCAAGACCGAGCAGGTCAGCGAGATGGTGTTGCGCAGCCAGGCCCAGGCCGAATACTCGGCCGAGAATTACGGCCATTTCGGCCTCAACCTCGACCGCTACGCCCACTTCACCTCGCCCATCCGCCGCTATTCGGACCTCATCGTCCATCGCGCGCTGATCACGGCCCTGAACCTGGGCAATGACGGCCTCTCGCAGAACGAGACCATCAAGCTGCCGGGAATCGCCCAGCACATTTCCTCGACCGAGCGCCGCGCCATGGCAGCCGAGCGCGAGACGGCGGATCGCCTTCTCGCCGGCTTCCTCGCCACCAAGATCGGCGCGCAGTTCGAGGGCCGAATCTCGGGCGTGACCAAGTCCGGCCTCTTCGTGCGCCTGCTCGAAACCGGTGCGGATGGCTTCATCCCGGCCTCCACCATCGGCCAGGACTATTACCGCTATGTCGAGGAACAGCAGGCCATGATCGGCGACCGCACCGGCGAGATGTTCCGCCTGGGCGACACGGTGGAAGTCCGCCTGCTTGAGGCTGCGCCGGTGGCCGGCGCACTGCGGTTCGAGCTTCTGTCGGAAGGCCCCCGCGTCAATCCGTCATCTTACAAGCGATCCGGCAAGCGACCATCTAGGTCCTACGGTCCAAAGGGTCGTCGGAGGTAG
- the topA gene encoding type I DNA topoisomerase — protein sequence MKVVIVESPNKIKTINKYLGKDYEVMASFGHVRDLPAKDGSVRPDEDFAMSWEVDAKSNKRLADIARAVKESDELILATDPDREGEAISWHVLDVLKQKRAIRKDLPVRRVVFNSITQSAITEAMKHSRDIDEPLVDAYLARRALDYLVGFTLSPILWRKLPGSRSAGRVQSVALRLVCEREAEIEKFKPQEYWSVLANLIEKGKTFEARLYSVDGQKTDKLDIKSGDEAEAIRKAIEAGQFTVESVEKKPTKRNPYAPFTTSSLQQDASSRLGFSPSRTMQIAQRLYEEGIITYMRTDAVQMAPEGIDQARRAIEKEFGTAYLPATPRIYQTKAKNAQEAHEAIRPTDMFRKPESLKGDADQQKLYGLIWRRTLASQMRPAEIERTTADIAVATTGRAIALRAVGSVVTFPGFLALYGVEAKEDRDEDDEDSRELPPLEVGDKPKLSSCDIEQHFTQPPARYTEASLIKKMEELGIGRPSTYAATISTLIDRDYVRLEKRALVAEDRGRIVTAFLESFFTRYVEYGFTAGLEEQLDEISDGKLDYKVVLREFWEEFSKATTEIKDLRVSEVLDSLNELLADHIFPAKEDGSDPRRCPTCGTGQLSLKLGKYGAFIGCSNYPECKHTMQLSDAAAGGLSENAPSDGILGTDPESGDNVYLKSGRFGPYVQLGDEKEAKRSSLPKGWTPDSMTLDRALQLLSLPRLVGAHPETGLPITAGLGRYGPFILHDGKYANLPDFEEVFTVGQNRAVDLLAAKAAGGFKRGGATPAAIKTFEHDGGPITVRSGRYGPYVNQGKINATIPKDAKPEDVTLEQALALLAARAEATGTKTKRAPAKKAATKAATTKKAPAEKATTAKKPAAKKAATKAE from the coding sequence ATGAAAGTCGTCATTGTTGAAAGTCCGAACAAGATCAAGACGATCAACAAATACCTTGGCAAGGATTATGAAGTCATGGCCAGCTTCGGCCATGTCCGCGATCTTCCCGCCAAGGATGGTTCCGTTCGCCCGGACGAAGACTTCGCCATGTCCTGGGAAGTGGATGCCAAGTCCAACAAGCGCCTCGCCGATATTGCCCGTGCGGTGAAGGAATCTGACGAACTCATCCTCGCGACCGACCCGGATCGCGAAGGCGAGGCGATTTCCTGGCACGTCCTGGACGTGCTCAAGCAGAAGCGCGCCATCCGCAAGGACCTTCCGGTCCGCCGCGTCGTGTTCAATTCCATCACTCAGTCGGCCATCACCGAGGCCATGAAGCACTCGCGCGATATCGACGAGCCGCTGGTGGATGCCTACCTCGCCCGCCGCGCCCTCGACTATCTCGTCGGCTTCACCCTCTCGCCGATCCTCTGGCGCAAGCTCCCGGGCTCTCGCTCGGCCGGCCGCGTGCAGTCGGTGGCACTCCGCCTCGTCTGCGAGCGCGAAGCCGAGATCGAAAAGTTCAAGCCGCAGGAATACTGGTCCGTCCTCGCCAATCTCATCGAGAAGGGCAAGACCTTCGAGGCCCGTCTCTATTCCGTCGATGGCCAGAAGACCGACAAGCTCGATATCAAGTCGGGCGACGAGGCTGAAGCCATCCGCAAGGCCATCGAAGCCGGCCAGTTCACGGTCGAGAGCGTCGAGAAGAAGCCGACCAAGCGCAATCCCTATGCGCCCTTCACCACCTCGAGCCTGCAGCAGGATGCGTCCTCGCGCCTTGGCTTCTCGCCGTCGCGCACCATGCAGATCGCCCAGCGGCTCTACGAGGAAGGCATCATCACCTATATGCGTACGGACGCCGTGCAGATGGCGCCCGAAGGCATCGACCAGGCGCGCCGCGCCATCGAGAAGGAATTCGGCACCGCCTACCTGCCCGCTACCCCGCGCATCTACCAGACCAAGGCCAAGAACGCGCAGGAGGCCCACGAGGCCATCCGCCCGACCGACATGTTCCGCAAGCCGGAAAGCCTCAAGGGTGATGCCGACCAGCAGAAGCTCTATGGCCTCATCTGGCGCCGCACGCTGGCCAGCCAGATGCGCCCCGCCGAGATCGAGCGCACCACCGCTGACATCGCCGTCGCCACCACCGGCCGCGCCATCGCGCTGCGCGCTGTCGGCTCGGTCGTCACCTTCCCCGGTTTCCTGGCGCTTTACGGCGTCGAGGCCAAGGAAGATCGCGACGAGGACGACGAGGACAGCCGCGAACTGCCGCCGCTCGAAGTCGGTGACAAGCCGAAACTCTCGTCCTGCGATATCGAGCAGCACTTCACCCAGCCGCCGGCCCGCTACACCGAAGCCAGCCTCATCAAGAAGATGGAAGAGCTCGGCATCGGCCGTCCCTCGACCTATGCGGCGACCATCTCCACGCTCATCGACCGCGACTATGTGCGGCTCGAAAAGCGTGCGCTGGTTGCCGAGGACCGTGGCCGCATCGTCACGGCCTTCCTCGAGAGCTTCTTTACCCGCTACGTCGAATACGGCTTCACCGCCGGCCTCGAAGAGCAGCTCGACGAGATTTCGGACGGCAAGCTCGACTACAAGGTCGTGCTGCGCGAGTTCTGGGAGGAATTCTCCAAGGCGACAACCGAGATCAAGGATCTGCGCGTCTCCGAAGTCCTCGACTCCTTGAATGAGCTGCTTGCCGACCACATCTTCCCTGCCAAGGAAGATGGGTCCGACCCGCGCCGCTGCCCAACCTGCGGCACCGGTCAGCTCTCGCTCAAACTCGGCAAGTACGGCGCCTTCATCGGCTGCTCGAACTATCCCGAGTGCAAGCACACCATGCAACTCTCGGACGCCGCCGCCGGCGGTCTCTCTGAAAATGCCCCTTCGGACGGCATTCTCGGCACTGATCCGGAGAGCGGCGACAACGTCTATCTCAAGTCGGGCCGTTTCGGACCCTACGTGCAGCTCGGGGACGAGAAGGAAGCCAAGCGCTCCTCACTTCCCAAGGGCTGGACGCCGGATTCGATGACGCTCGACCGAGCCCTGCAGCTCCTCTCCCTGCCGCGCCTCGTTGGCGCGCATCCCGAGACCGGGCTGCCCATCACCGCCGGCCTGGGCCGCTACGGACCGTTCATCCTGCATGACGGCAAGTATGCAAACCTGCCGGATTTTGAAGAAGTTTTCACCGTCGGCCAGAACCGCGCCGTAGACCTGCTCGCAGCCAAGGCTGCTGGCGGCTTCAAGCGCGGCGGGGCCACCCCGGCAGCCATCAAGACTTTCGAGCATGATGGCGGCCCGATCACGGTTCGCTCGGGGCGCTATGGCCCCTACGTGAATCAGGGCAAGATCAACGCCACCATCCCCAAGGACGCCAAGCCTGAGGACGTGACGCTCGAACAGGCCCTCGCCCTCCTGGCCGCCCGCGCCGAGGCCACTGGCACCAAGACCAAGCGTGCCCCGGCCAAAAAGGCCGCGACCAAGGCTGCCACGACCAAGAAGGCCCCCGCCGAGAAGGCGACGACGGCGAAGAAACCTGCTGCCAAAAAGGCGGCAACGAAAGCGGAGTAA
- a CDS encoding DJ-1/PfpI family protein, with product MHIVMLLYPRLTQLDLTGPLEVFSRFPELKTHLAWKTLDPVADGSGLRLLPTTTFADAPQADILFVPGGPGQMALMDDAETLGFLRQQAEGAAYVTSVCTGSLVLAAAGLLTGYRATCHWLSLNQLAFFGAEPVAERVVEDRNRVTGAGVTSGIDFALTLSARLFGEERAKRVQLQMEYDPQPPFVGGSPRSAEAEIVAAARETARPFQEQREDVARAAAERLRG from the coding sequence ATGCATATCGTCATGCTTCTCTATCCCCGCCTTACCCAGCTCGACCTCACCGGACCGCTGGAGGTGTTTTCGCGCTTTCCTGAATTGAAGACGCATCTGGCGTGGAAGACGCTCGATCCGGTTGCCGATGGCTCGGGGTTGCGGCTCCTGCCGACGACGACCTTCGCCGATGCGCCGCAGGCGGACATTCTCTTCGTTCCCGGCGGGCCGGGACAGATGGCGCTGATGGACGATGCCGAGACGCTCGGCTTCCTGCGGCAGCAGGCTGAGGGCGCGGCCTACGTCACCTCCGTTTGCACGGGTTCGCTGGTGCTGGCAGCGGCGGGGTTGCTGACCGGGTATCGGGCGACCTGTCATTGGCTGTCGCTCAACCAGTTGGCGTTCTTCGGCGCCGAGCCGGTAGCGGAACGCGTGGTGGAGGATCGTAACCGGGTGACAGGGGCGGGTGTCACCTCGGGGATCGACTTTGCGCTGACGCTTTCTGCACGGCTTTTCGGCGAGGAGCGGGCCAAGCGCGTGCAGTTGCAGATGGAGTATGACCCGCAGCCGCCCTTTGTCGGCGGGTCGCCGCGATCGGCGGAGGCCGAGATAGTGGCGGCGGCGCGGGAAACAGCGCGGCCGTTCCAGGAGCAACGGGAGGATGTGGCTCGGGCGGCGGCGGAGAGGTTGCGGGGATAG